The proteins below are encoded in one region of Parus major isolate Abel chromosome 7, Parus_major1.1, whole genome shotgun sequence:
- the PGAP1 gene encoding GPI inositol-deacylase isoform X2 yields MFTVKIDTSSWIYGCMNTNSSMCLEAADLSWRAELLPTTKVVMLKLVDYPSLSHIVIQVPPAVGNKYTLGCEFFKEESRTVQLPVTYLFSFGLSSSKILLNSTGLLYNVQLQHFNQIYQAFKIYIDSHCQSLRERKPSVYRLHIPWSYEDSITVAKVPSLAEISARLHIAQPPNDSSLPELNIYSSPDCQYEVILKTSLLQVLGQIVRFHAGAFPVYIVSNILLTYGGQLSTLRSTGQCSDFSLELVRTAKPYKVEPLISIVVFLQGFNWFREIWESLSLPEVDAAVLSSQDAWFPLVSLILFLFGTGIAYWSGIFFSTSLRLFSSLWLILIRPTELQKDKLITPRRLCGMISLALVSWTTCGAFAVLIIYLQYLFKVVKLHVTVRAEQNMHNTDSGHSKETSQNSSTHTVKAQSSVDSIPEATQSPSNSKTLAEAVNSLKMHITILNLFTWIVLLNLPSLIYWLKNLRYNIRLDPDPCRSTALILICILEILMNSSTSEVKSSKLLKIAAKVPLPLSVAMLAFGRMHLYRVPHFVTFSLLLHVLCCFV; encoded by the exons ATGTTTACTGTGAAAATA GACACAAGTAGCTGGATTTATGGCTGCATGAACACTAATTCATCAATGTG CCTGGAAGCTGCTGATTTATCCTGGAGAGCTGAGTTACTTCCAACCACCAAG GTTGTAATGCTGAAACTTGTGGACTATCCTTCTTTGTCCCACATTGTCATTCAGGTGCCACCTGCAGTTGGCAATAAG TATACTTTGGGCTGTGAATTCTTCAAAGAGGAGTCCAGAACAGTACAACTCCCTGTAACATATCTTTTTTCATTTG GGCTTTCTTCAAGCAAAATTCTATTAAATTCAACTGGATTGCTTTACAATGTCCAGCTCCAACACTTCAACCAA ATATATCAAGCTTTCAAAATTTATATAGACAGCCATTGCCAGTCACTCAGAG aaagaaaacctaGTGTTTACAGACTTCATATCCCCTGGTCATATGAAGACTCAATAACTGTAGCGAA AGTTCCATCTCTTGCTGAGATTTCTGCCAGACTTCACATTGCTCAGCCTCCCAACGACAGCAGCCTGCCAGAGTTAAACATCTACTCTTCCCCAGACTGTCAGTATGAA gtaATTCTGAAGACATCACTTCTACAGGTTCTTGGACAG ATAGTAAGGTTCCATGCTGGTGCTTTTCCAGTCTATATTGTTTCTAATATTCTTCTTACTTATGGAGGACAACTGAGCACATTGAGATCAACAG GCCAGTGTTCAGACTTCTCCCTCGAACTAGTTAGGACAGCAAAGCCCTACAAAGTGGAACCTCTTATAAGCATTGTTGTGTTTCTGCAGGG GTTTAACTGGTTTAGAGAGATATGGGAATCACTGTCACTACCAGAGGTGGATGCTGCTGTACTGAGTAGTCAGGATGCATGGTTCCCCCTTGTGTCCCTGATTCTATTTCTTTTTGGGACAGGCATTGCCTACTGGagtggaatatttttctctacatCTCTGAGACTCTTCTCTTCATTATGGTTAATTCTGATTAG acctACTGAACTTCAAAAAGATAAGTTGATTACACCTAGAAGGCTCTGTGGGATGATATCTCTTGCTTTGGTTAGCTGGACCACTTGTGGTGCATTCGCTGTACTCATTATTTATCTTCAATACTTGTTCAAG GTTGTAAAACTGCATGTGACTGTAAGAGCAGAGCAAAACATGCACAACACG GATTCAGGCCACTCAAAAGAAACTTCACAGAACTCCAGTACACACACAGTCAAAGCCCAGAGTTCGGTGGACAGCATTCCAGAAGCAACACAGTCTCCTTCCAACAGTAAAACACTTGCTGAAGCTGTTAACAGTCTTAAGATGCACATTACAATCCTTAATTTATTCACGTGGATTGTGCTGCTCAACTTGCCATCTTTAATTTATTGGTTAAAAAATCTCAG GTACAATATTAGACTTGATCCTGATCCCTGTAGATCCACAGCTCTTATCCTCATATGCATTTTAGAAATTCTGATGAATTCAAGTACTTCTGAAGTGAAATCAAG TAAACTCTTGAAGATTGCAGCCAAAGTTCCACTCCCTTTGTCTGTTGCAATGCTGGCCTTTGGACGAATGCATTTATACAGAGTCCCACACTTTGTAACCTTCTCTCTTCTTCTAcatgtgctgtgctgttttgtGTAA
- the PGAP1 gene encoding GPI inositol-deacylase isoform X1, giving the protein MGRAGRRLPALAALFYGALAALVLLGVRDVMFLYEENRCSMTYMYEYPEYLKIKLPKKTARRYPAYELYLYGEGNYAEENKNLLLTGIPVLFLPGNAGSYKQVRSLGSIALRKAEDVDFKYHFNFFSVNFNEELVALYGGSLQRQTKFVHECIKVILKLYRDREFAPSSVAIVGHSMGGLVARALLTLKNFKPELINLLITQATPHVAPVMPLDKYLTDFYTAVNNHWILKAQDLRNLTTLSVAGGFRDYQVRSGLAFLPRLSQHDSALSVVSSAVPRAWASTDHLSIVWCKELILATIRAFFDLIDENTRQITEDPKKRMSVLNHHFVRHPAKMFEENPEAFTNLTGAFMWITVKGSKWTYSVYNDSDGKYFSFPLESHRKSYSHVYCENSMLDTSSWIYGCMNTNSSMCLEAADLSWRAELLPTTKVVMLKLVDYPSLSHIVIQVPPAVGNKYTLGCEFFKEESRTVQLPVTYLFSFGLSSSKILLNSTGLLYNVQLQHFNQIYQAFKIYIDSHCQSLRERKPSVYRLHIPWSYEDSITVAKVPSLAEISARLHIAQPPNDSSLPELNIYSSPDCQYEVILKTSLLQVLGQIVRFHAGAFPVYIVSNILLTYGGQLSTLRSTGQCSDFSLELVRTAKPYKVEPLISIVVFLQGFNWFREIWESLSLPEVDAAVLSSQDAWFPLVSLILFLFGTGIAYWSGIFFSTSLRLFSSLWLILIRPTELQKDKLITPRRLCGMISLALVSWTTCGAFAVLIIYLQYLFKVVKLHVTVRAEQNMHNTDSGHSKETSQNSSTHTVKAQSSVDSIPEATQSPSNSKTLAEAVNSLKMHITILNLFTWIVLLNLPSLIYWLKNLRYNIRLDPDPCRSTALILICILEILMNSSTSEVKSSKLLKIAAKVPLPLSVAMLAFGRMHLYRVPHFVTFSLLLHVLCCFV; this is encoded by the exons aaaataaaattacccaAGAAAACAGCCAGACGATACCCAGCATATGAGCTGTATCTCTATGGGGAAGGGAACtatgctgaagaaaacaaaaatctcctATTGACAGGAATTCCAGTTCTCTTTCTTCCTGGGAATGCTGGTAGTTATAAACAAG TACGTTCCCTTGGCTCCATTGCActtagaaaagcagaagatgTTGACTTCAAgtatcattttaatttcttcagtgtCAACTTTAATGAGGAGTTGGTTGCATTGTATGGTGGTAGCCTGCAACGACAGACCAAGTTTGTCCATGAGTGCATAAAAGTAATTCTGAAGTTGTACAGG GATCGAGAATTTGCACCGAGCAGTGTAGCAATAGTTGGGCATTCCATGGGTGGTCTTGTTGCAAGAGCATTGCTCACTCTGAAGAATTTTAAGCCTGAACTTATAAACCTGCTCATTACACAAGCCACACCTCATGTTGCACCTGTAATGCCTTTAGACAAATATCTTACCG atttttataCAGCTGTAAACAATCATTGGATTCTAAAGGCCCAAGATTTAAGAAATTTAACTACCCTTTCTGTGGCGGGAGGATTCAGAGATTACCAAGTTCGTTCAGGACTGGCTTTTCTACCAAGATTGAGTCAACATGACAGTGCCTTATCTGTTgtg agctcagctgtgcctAGAGCTTGGGCCTCAACTGACCATCTCTCTATAGTGTG GTGCAAAGAACTGATCCTGGCTACCATTAGAGCTTTCTTTGATCTCATAGATGAAAACACAAGGCAG ATAACTGAGGACCCAAAGAAGAGAATGTCTGTACTGAATCACCACTTTGTGAGACACCCTGCAAAGATGTTTGAGGAAAATCCTGAAGCTTTTACAAACCTCACAG gAGCTTTCATGTGGATTACAGTCAAAGGCTCAAAATGGACTTACTCAGTTTACAAT gattctgatggaaaatatttctcatttcctcttgAAAGCCACAGAAAATCATACAGTCATGTTTACTGTGAAAATAGTATGTTG GACACAAGTAGCTGGATTTATGGCTGCATGAACACTAATTCATCAATGTG CCTGGAAGCTGCTGATTTATCCTGGAGAGCTGAGTTACTTCCAACCACCAAG GTTGTAATGCTGAAACTTGTGGACTATCCTTCTTTGTCCCACATTGTCATTCAGGTGCCACCTGCAGTTGGCAATAAG TATACTTTGGGCTGTGAATTCTTCAAAGAGGAGTCCAGAACAGTACAACTCCCTGTAACATATCTTTTTTCATTTG GGCTTTCTTCAAGCAAAATTCTATTAAATTCAACTGGATTGCTTTACAATGTCCAGCTCCAACACTTCAACCAA ATATATCAAGCTTTCAAAATTTATATAGACAGCCATTGCCAGTCACTCAGAG aaagaaaacctaGTGTTTACAGACTTCATATCCCCTGGTCATATGAAGACTCAATAACTGTAGCGAA AGTTCCATCTCTTGCTGAGATTTCTGCCAGACTTCACATTGCTCAGCCTCCCAACGACAGCAGCCTGCCAGAGTTAAACATCTACTCTTCCCCAGACTGTCAGTATGAA gtaATTCTGAAGACATCACTTCTACAGGTTCTTGGACAG ATAGTAAGGTTCCATGCTGGTGCTTTTCCAGTCTATATTGTTTCTAATATTCTTCTTACTTATGGAGGACAACTGAGCACATTGAGATCAACAG GCCAGTGTTCAGACTTCTCCCTCGAACTAGTTAGGACAGCAAAGCCCTACAAAGTGGAACCTCTTATAAGCATTGTTGTGTTTCTGCAGGG GTTTAACTGGTTTAGAGAGATATGGGAATCACTGTCACTACCAGAGGTGGATGCTGCTGTACTGAGTAGTCAGGATGCATGGTTCCCCCTTGTGTCCCTGATTCTATTTCTTTTTGGGACAGGCATTGCCTACTGGagtggaatatttttctctacatCTCTGAGACTCTTCTCTTCATTATGGTTAATTCTGATTAG acctACTGAACTTCAAAAAGATAAGTTGATTACACCTAGAAGGCTCTGTGGGATGATATCTCTTGCTTTGGTTAGCTGGACCACTTGTGGTGCATTCGCTGTACTCATTATTTATCTTCAATACTTGTTCAAG GTTGTAAAACTGCATGTGACTGTAAGAGCAGAGCAAAACATGCACAACACG GATTCAGGCCACTCAAAAGAAACTTCACAGAACTCCAGTACACACACAGTCAAAGCCCAGAGTTCGGTGGACAGCATTCCAGAAGCAACACAGTCTCCTTCCAACAGTAAAACACTTGCTGAAGCTGTTAACAGTCTTAAGATGCACATTACAATCCTTAATTTATTCACGTGGATTGTGCTGCTCAACTTGCCATCTTTAATTTATTGGTTAAAAAATCTCAG GTACAATATTAGACTTGATCCTGATCCCTGTAGATCCACAGCTCTTATCCTCATATGCATTTTAGAAATTCTGATGAATTCAAGTACTTCTGAAGTGAAATCAAG TAAACTCTTGAAGATTGCAGCCAAAGTTCCACTCCCTTTGTCTGTTGCAATGCTGGCCTTTGGACGAATGCATTTATACAGAGTCCCACACTTTGTAACCTTCTCTCTTCTTCTAcatgtgctgtgctgttttgtGTAA